In one window of Gemmatimonadota bacterium DNA:
- a CDS encoding DUF4105 domain-containing protein: MPGPLAAQGRTAQSPNRPEPGAELTISVLTMGVGAEVWERFGHNAIVVEDRSRGTSLAYNYGMFSFRQENFLLKFVQGRMLYWMAGYPTADDVPRYIDRRRSVWQQELNLTPAQRLALRDFLEWNAQDEHKFYRYDYYLDNCSTRVRDALDRVLGGAIERQSRMPGRSFRFHTQRLNTHNPLLYAGLMLALGAGADQPRTRWEEMFLPLKLHEYLREIRLPDSAGGFVPLVKSERVLYESAAYPVRDAPPAWWPGFLALGVALGGLLAWTGVRHGRSGAGRTAFVFPATTVALLLGLGGMLLAGLWAFTDHVMAARNQNVFQLNDLTLALGVLLPWARPSRPGVVRAVRLLAWLVAGLSLVGVLLKLLPVWPQVNGQVLALLVPLNLGLVAGVLAATRPGPRAA, encoded by the coding sequence GTGCCCGGACCCCTCGCAGCGCAGGGGCGAACCGCCCAATCCCCGAACCGTCCCGAACCCGGCGCGGAGCTCACCATCTCCGTGCTCACCATGGGCGTCGGGGCCGAGGTCTGGGAGCGATTCGGCCACAACGCCATCGTGGTGGAGGACCGCAGCCGCGGGACCAGCCTCGCCTACAACTACGGGATGTTCAGCTTCCGGCAGGAGAACTTCCTGCTCAAGTTCGTCCAGGGCCGGATGCTCTACTGGATGGCGGGGTACCCCACGGCGGACGACGTGCCGCGGTACATCGACCGGCGGCGCTCGGTGTGGCAACAGGAACTGAACCTCACCCCCGCCCAGCGCCTGGCCCTGCGCGACTTCCTCGAGTGGAATGCCCAGGACGAGCACAAGTTCTACCGCTACGACTACTACCTCGACAACTGCTCCACGCGGGTCCGCGACGCGCTCGACCGGGTGCTGGGCGGCGCCATCGAGCGCCAGTCCCGGATGCCGGGGCGGAGCTTCCGGTTCCATACCCAGCGCCTCAATACCCACAACCCGCTGCTCTACGCCGGCCTGATGCTGGCCCTCGGCGCGGGCGCCGACCAGCCCCGCACCCGCTGGGAGGAAATGTTCCTGCCGCTCAAGCTGCACGAGTACCTGCGCGAGATCCGGCTCCCGGACAGCGCCGGGGGATTCGTGCCGCTGGTCAAGTCGGAGCGGGTGCTGTACGAGAGCGCGGCCTACCCGGTGCGGGACGCGCCACCGGCCTGGTGGCCCGGCTTCCTGGCCCTTGGGGTGGCGCTGGGGGGACTGCTCGCCTGGACCGGCGTGCGCCATGGGCGGAGCGGGGCGGGGCGGACGGCGTTCGTGTTTCCCGCCACCACGGTGGCGCTCCTGCTCGGCCTGGGCGGGATGCTCCTCGCCGGTCTGTGGGCCTTCACGGACCATGTCATGGCGGCGCGCAACCAGAACGTCTTTCAGCTGAATGACCTGACCCTGGCCCTGGGGGTGCTGCTCCCCTGGGCACGGCCCTCGCGGCCCGGCGTGGTGCGCGCGGTGCGCCTGCTGGCCTGGCTGGTCGCGGGACTGTCGCTGGTGGGGGTGCTGCTCAAGCTCCTGCCGGTGTGGCCCCAGGTGAATGGGCAGGTGCTGGCCCTGCTGGTCCCGCTCAACCTCGGGCTGGTGGCCGGGGTGCTGGCCGCCACCCGGCCCGGCCCGCGGGCAGCCTGA
- the metX gene encoding homoserine O-acetyltransferase, whose amino-acid sequence MTALAGPATQRATLSLGDFRPDQGGVIRDAQLRYRVIGDPALGAAHGWILVFHALTGSAEIDDWWEPLIGPGRALDTSRHPILAANLLGSCYGSSGPAEVSNGSFPALTSADLARAHLPLLEALGIRRLALVTGGSLGGMVALQWGLITPVPVERLVVFAAPAVATAQAIAWNAAQRLAIEADAAWAGGRYPAGQGPVAGLAAARAIAMITYRSQVEFAGRFGRQQTRVPGRFDVEHYLRRHGEKLVARFDARSYMALMHAMDSQDVGELAAAGARTARQVGAVIGVGIDTDILYYPAEVRDWVEGYRAGGANARYAEISTPYGHDAFLIEFGQVERILREG is encoded by the coding sequence ATGACCGCGCTCGCCGGCCCCGCCACCCAGCGCGCCACGCTCTCCCTCGGCGACTTCCGTCCCGACCAAGGTGGCGTCATCCGGGACGCGCAGCTGCGGTACCGGGTGATCGGCGACCCGGCCCTCGGCGCCGCGCACGGCTGGATCCTGGTCTTCCACGCGCTCACCGGGAGCGCGGAGATCGACGACTGGTGGGAGCCGCTGATCGGCCCGGGGCGCGCGCTCGACACCAGCCGGCACCCGATCCTCGCGGCCAACCTGCTGGGCAGCTGCTACGGCTCCTCGGGGCCGGCCGAGGTCTCCAATGGCAGCTTCCCCGCCCTGACCAGCGCCGACCTGGCGCGCGCCCACCTGCCCCTGCTCGAGGCCCTGGGCATCCGACGGCTGGCGCTGGTCACTGGAGGTTCACTGGGTGGCATGGTGGCGCTGCAGTGGGGCCTGATCACGCCCGTCCCGGTGGAGCGCCTGGTGGTCTTCGCCGCACCCGCCGTGGCCACCGCCCAGGCGATCGCCTGGAACGCCGCGCAGCGCCTGGCCATCGAGGCGGACGCGGCGTGGGCCGGGGGGCGGTACCCGGCCGGGCAGGGGCCGGTCGCGGGCCTCGCCGCTGCCCGGGCCATCGCCATGATCACCTACCGGTCACAGGTGGAGTTCGCCGGCCGCTTCGGCCGGCAGCAGACGCGGGTCCCCGGGCGCTTTGACGTCGAGCATTACCTGCGCCGCCACGGCGAGAAGCTGGTGGCCCGGTTCGACGCCCGGAGCTACATGGCGCTGATGCACGCCATGGACAGCCAGGACGTGGGTGAGCTGGCCGCGGCGGGCGCCCGAACGGCGCGCCAGGTGGGCGCGGTGATCGGCGTCGGGATCGACACCGACATCCTGTACTACCCGGCCGAGGTACGGGACTGGGTCGAGGGGTACCGGGCGGGCGGCGCGAACGCACGGTATGCCGAGATCAGCACCCCGTACGGGCATGATGCATTTCTGATCGAGTTCGGGCAGGTGGAGCGGATACTGCGGGAAGGTTGA
- a CDS encoding SpoIID/LytB domain-containing protein, protein MTVPVVARRLGVLALLAGGLVTCAPQEAPEAGPAPEGRAPEIRVGLATGAARVTFAGDSGLSFLDGEGAALAAAEPGSTWQARASADGFTVAGPTGWAISGQPAVTVVPRQDGGIVLVNGKGYRGTVQLSRDRAGLTVINRVGMEDYLTGVLGAEMGRRDSAEAAALEAQAIVSRTFAIRNLGKRATEGFDLYATVADQVYGGVGAEYPLARWAVQATAGQIVSWQGLPIDAFFFSTCGGRTATGTEVFAAADRPYLQSVVDTDPEGQSYCRISPRYRWREEWTGAQLDDVLQRSLPPAAAGVHAADVAPVQGVSVTRRTGSDRVARLSLAIRRGTVTVEGPAVRRVLRPVGEASLRSAVFQLIETRAGARLAKLVAEGGGAGHGVGFCQWGAVGRARAGQDAVTILRAYFPGTELSRAY, encoded by the coding sequence TTGACCGTCCCGGTCGTCGCCCGCCGGCTTGGCGTACTGGCCCTCCTGGCCGGGGGGCTCGTGACCTGCGCCCCCCAGGAGGCTCCTGAGGCCGGCCCCGCTCCGGAGGGTCGGGCCCCGGAGATCCGCGTCGGCCTGGCCACGGGGGCAGCCCGGGTGACGTTCGCCGGGGACAGTGGACTGAGCTTTCTGGACGGCGAGGGGGCCGCCCTCGCCGCCGCCGAGCCAGGGAGCACCTGGCAGGCCCGCGCATCGGCGGATGGCTTCACGGTGGCCGGCCCCACCGGCTGGGCCATCAGCGGGCAGCCAGCCGTGACGGTGGTGCCGCGCCAGGACGGGGGGATCGTGCTGGTGAACGGGAAGGGGTACCGGGGAACCGTGCAGCTCTCCCGGGACCGCGCCGGCCTCACCGTCATCAACCGCGTCGGGATGGAGGACTATCTCACCGGGGTGCTTGGCGCCGAGATGGGCCGGCGCGACTCCGCCGAGGCGGCGGCCCTCGAGGCCCAGGCCATCGTGTCGCGGACCTTCGCCATCCGGAACCTGGGCAAGCGCGCCACCGAGGGGTTCGACCTGTACGCCACCGTGGCGGACCAGGTCTACGGAGGGGTGGGCGCCGAGTATCCGCTGGCCCGGTGGGCCGTCCAGGCCACCGCCGGCCAGATCGTCAGCTGGCAGGGCCTCCCGATCGATGCCTTCTTCTTCTCCACCTGCGGAGGCCGGACGGCCACGGGCACCGAGGTCTTTGCCGCGGCCGACCGGCCCTACCTCCAGTCGGTCGTGGACACGGATCCCGAGGGCCAGTCCTACTGCCGGATCTCCCCCCGCTATCGCTGGCGCGAGGAGTGGACCGGCGCGCAACTGGATGACGTGCTGCAACGGTCGCTCCCGCCCGCGGCGGCCGGCGTCCACGCCGCGGACGTGGCACCGGTCCAGGGGGTCAGCGTCACCCGTCGGACCGGCAGCGATCGCGTGGCCCGGCTCAGCCTGGCGATCCGCCGGGGCACGGTGACGGTCGAGGGACCGGCGGTGCGCCGTGTCCTGCGCCCGGTCGGCGAGGCCTCGCTCCGCAGCGCGGTGTTCCAGCTGATCGAGACGCGCGCCGGCGCCCGCCTGGCGAAGCTGGTGGCCGAAGGGGGCGGGGCCGGGCATGGGGTGGGGTTCTGCCAGTGGGGGGCGGTGGGGCGGGCGCGCGCGGGACAGGATGCGGTGACGATCCTCCGTGCCTACTTTCCGGGCACGGAATTGAGCCGGGCGTACTGA
- a CDS encoding Gfo/Idh/MocA family oxidoreductase, translating into MSDTLKLAIIGAGAITQVAHLPVLRKLKGVQIVGICDTDLPKAKALADRFQVRDAFSDIEEILEFEQLDAVAICTPNHLHEPHVQAALSRGVHVLVERPLALSAAGVQKILRLAEKKNRILHVGMNHRYRSDVQIVRSYVQSGELGKLESIRGSWHVFRPSRAQLGWRQRREEAGGGAMLDLGHAILDLGFWLAGSPTPVRVSASLTGGDGNRGVEQSGSAFVVCEGGFSMFLDVTWHHVGEGERFGLGLRGSKGTAGINPFHVWKELHGVPTDVAPTGAIGRENAFTASYRAEWAHFLAALRGEAKPFDNQEQLVLHRVIDAIYESAAKGKDVEL; encoded by the coding sequence ATGTCCGACACCCTGAAGCTGGCCATCATCGGCGCCGGCGCCATCACCCAGGTGGCCCACCTCCCCGTGCTCCGCAAGCTCAAGGGGGTGCAGATCGTGGGGATCTGCGATACCGACCTCCCCAAGGCCAAGGCCCTCGCCGACCGCTTCCAGGTCCGGGACGCCTTCAGTGACATCGAGGAGATCCTCGAATTCGAGCAGCTCGACGCGGTGGCCATCTGCACGCCCAATCACCTGCATGAGCCCCACGTCCAGGCCGCGCTCTCGCGCGGGGTGCACGTGCTGGTGGAGCGTCCGCTGGCGCTGAGCGCGGCCGGAGTGCAGAAGATCCTCCGCCTCGCGGAGAAGAAGAACCGCATCCTCCACGTCGGCATGAACCACCGATACCGGAGCGATGTCCAGATCGTCCGCAGCTATGTGCAGAGCGGGGAGCTGGGCAAGCTCGAGAGCATCCGCGGCAGCTGGCACGTCTTCCGGCCTTCCCGGGCCCAGCTCGGCTGGCGTCAGCGGCGGGAGGAGGCCGGGGGCGGCGCCATGCTCGACCTGGGCCACGCCATCCTCGACCTCGGCTTCTGGCTGGCCGGGAGCCCCACGCCGGTGCGGGTGAGCGCCAGCCTCACCGGCGGGGACGGAAACCGGGGCGTGGAGCAGTCGGGCAGCGCGTTCGTGGTGTGCGAAGGGGGCTTCTCGATGTTCCTGGACGTGACCTGGCACCACGTCGGAGAGGGCGAGCGCTTCGGCCTCGGGTTGCGCGGCAGCAAGGGCACCGCCGGCATCAACCCGTTCCATGTCTGGAAGGAACTGCACGGCGTGCCCACCGACGTGGCACCCACCGGGGCCATCGGTCGCGAGAACGCGTTCACCGCGTCCTATCGGGCGGAATGGGCTCACTTCCTGGCGGCGCTGCGCGGGGAGGCCAAGCCGTTCGACAACCAGGAGCAGCTGGTGCTGCACCGGGTGATCGACGCCATCTATGAGTCCGCAGCCAAGGGGAAGGACGTGGAGTTGTGA
- a CDS encoding MCE family protein, with the protein MRTRTADALVGVLVLGAILVVVLAVVVTRGWTERRVTIFMLSPSVQDLKEDTPVYLQGLAIGEVAAISPLVDSGAMGPPEFLVALRLRERYANGVPIVLPLGTSAEIASSGLIGAASVALLVPPNQRAAALAPGDTIRAGLRQSATDALKEVADSLKTQVSDILRDTRKLLATLDRTAQSAETQLNATAPELRGTLTRMQAALDELRPAIASANALIASSDARVGTLQDSLLATLSDARQLLNDADTLTTTMTGLTRELTPDLKRTITNMYVVSAKLEHFIDAVTRRPHRLVTGVNALPRDSIVEAAP; encoded by the coding sequence ATGCGGACCCGTACCGCCGACGCGCTGGTGGGCGTCCTGGTCCTCGGCGCCATCCTGGTAGTGGTCCTCGCGGTGGTGGTTACCCGCGGCTGGACCGAGCGACGGGTGACCATTTTCATGCTGAGCCCGTCGGTGCAGGACCTGAAGGAAGACACCCCGGTCTACCTCCAGGGCCTGGCGATCGGCGAGGTGGCGGCGATCTCGCCCCTGGTGGACAGCGGCGCGATGGGCCCGCCCGAGTTCCTGGTGGCGCTCCGGCTGCGGGAGCGCTACGCCAACGGGGTGCCGATCGTGCTGCCGCTCGGCACCTCGGCCGAGATCGCGTCCAGCGGCCTGATCGGCGCGGCCTCGGTGGCCCTCCTGGTGCCGCCCAACCAGCGCGCGGCGGCGCTGGCCCCCGGCGACACCATCCGCGCCGGCCTCAGGCAGAGCGCCACCGATGCCCTCAAGGAAGTGGCCGACAGCCTCAAGACCCAGGTCTCCGACATCCTCCGGGACACCCGGAAGCTGCTCGCCACGCTGGACCGGACCGCGCAGTCGGCCGAGACCCAGCTCAATGCCACCGCCCCCGAGCTGCGCGGCACCCTGACCCGGATGCAGGCGGCGCTGGACGAACTGCGGCCGGCCATCGCGAGCGCGAACGCGCTGATCGCGAGTTCCGACGCGCGGGTCGGCACCCTGCAGGATTCGCTGCTGGCCACCCTCTCCGATGCCCGGCAGCTGCTCAACGACGCCGACACCCTGACCACGACCATGACGGGGCTGACCCGGGAGCTGACCCCCGACCTCAAGCGGACGATCACCAACATGTACGTGGTGAGCGCCAAGCTCGAGCACTTCATCGACGCCGTGACCCGCCGGCCTCACCGGCTGGTCACCGGGGTGAACGCCCTGCCCCGCGATTCGATCGTGGAGGCGGCGCCGTGA
- a CDS encoding ATP-binding cassette domain-containing protein → MTSPLAFVEVSVGRAARSTLSSIPLATAGPDTVLTLELAARQTVAVLGDETSGVDTLGGLALGLEMPALGQVRTLGTEIGRLERSVQLAFRRRVGYLPAGDGLMQNLTLRDNIRLPLRFGSDFRGREIEGRVDVIVAQLRLSRVADLRPAQANAEDRRRAALARALAFDPELVVLEEPFDGLTDRAAAELLEAARGGETAEGARRTVFLTGPDLPSLIRPRVDRTYRMTRGLVEEVR, encoded by the coding sequence ATGACCTCCCCCCTGGCGTTCGTCGAGGTGTCGGTAGGGCGGGCCGCCCGATCCACCCTCTCGAGCATCCCCCTTGCCACCGCGGGTCCGGACACCGTGCTGACCCTGGAGCTGGCGGCACGGCAGACGGTCGCCGTGCTCGGCGACGAGACCAGCGGCGTGGACACGCTGGGCGGGCTGGCGCTCGGGCTCGAGATGCCGGCGCTGGGTCAGGTGCGGACCCTGGGCACCGAGATCGGCCGCCTGGAGCGCAGCGTCCAACTCGCCTTCCGCCGGAGGGTCGGGTACCTTCCCGCCGGCGACGGGTTGATGCAGAATCTCACGCTTCGGGACAACATCCGGCTGCCCCTGCGCTTCGGGAGCGACTTCCGGGGCCGGGAGATCGAGGGACGGGTGGACGTGATCGTGGCGCAGCTTCGCCTGAGCCGCGTGGCGGACCTGCGCCCTGCCCAGGCCAACGCCGAGGACCGCCGGCGCGCCGCACTGGCGCGGGCCCTGGCCTTCGACCCGGAGCTGGTGGTGCTGGAGGAGCCGTTCGATGGACTCACCGATCGCGCGGCCGCCGAGCTGCTGGAGGCCGCCCGTGGGGGCGAAACCGCAGAGGGAGCCCGACGCACCGTGTTCCTCACCGGACCTGACCTGCCGAGCCTGATCCGCCCCCGGGTGGACCGGACCTACCGCATGACCCGTGGCCTCGTGGAGGAAGTCCGGTGA
- a CDS encoding O-acetylhomoserine aminocarboxypropyltransferase/cysteine synthase has translation MTYHPDTLAIHAGQVPDPTTNSRAVPIYATTSYVFNSTEHAANLFGLREFGNIYTRIMNPTTDVFEKRIAELEGGAAALGVASGQAAETLTILNLARAGDNIVSSQTLYGGTYNLFAYTLPKWGITTTFVDIHNLDAVRQAINAGTRALYVETIGNPRLDVPDFTALADIAHQAGIPLVVDNTFGAATLCRPIKYGADIVVHSATKWIGGHGTSIGGVVVDAGTFDWTSDKARARFPEFSAPDPSYHGLVYTQAFANLAFIIKLRVQLLRDLGPALSPFNAFLFLQGLETLPLRIRRHADNALALATWLQKDPRVEWVSYPGLPSHPEHRNATRYLEGGFGGVLTFGVKGGLTAARALIDRVKLFSLLANVGDAKSLIIHPASTTHEQLTPEQQRATGVVPELVRISAGLEDARDLIADLDQALGGEAATASGGKATAAGAAGAGR, from the coding sequence ATGACGTACCATCCCGACACTCTCGCCATCCACGCCGGCCAGGTGCCCGACCCGACGACCAACTCGCGGGCCGTGCCCATCTACGCCACCACCAGCTACGTGTTCAACAGCACCGAACACGCGGCCAACCTGTTCGGGCTCCGGGAGTTCGGCAATATCTACACCCGGATCATGAACCCGACGACCGACGTCTTCGAGAAGCGGATCGCCGAGCTCGAGGGCGGCGCCGCGGCGCTCGGCGTGGCCAGCGGGCAGGCCGCGGAGACCCTGACGATCCTCAACCTGGCGCGCGCCGGCGACAACATCGTCTCGTCCCAGACGCTCTACGGCGGGACCTACAACCTCTTTGCCTACACCCTGCCCAAGTGGGGCATCACCACGACCTTCGTGGACATCCACAATCTCGACGCCGTGCGCCAGGCCATCAACGCCGGGACCCGCGCCCTCTACGTGGAGACCATCGGCAACCCGCGCCTCGACGTCCCGGACTTCACCGCGCTGGCCGATATCGCGCACCAGGCGGGGATCCCGCTGGTGGTGGACAACACCTTCGGGGCCGCGACCCTGTGCCGCCCCATCAAGTACGGCGCCGACATCGTGGTCCACTCCGCCACCAAGTGGATCGGCGGGCACGGGACCTCCATCGGCGGGGTGGTGGTCGACGCCGGCACCTTCGACTGGACCAGCGACAAGGCCCGGGCCCGCTTCCCGGAGTTCTCCGCACCCGACCCGTCATATCACGGGCTGGTCTACACCCAGGCGTTCGCCAACCTGGCGTTCATCATCAAGCTGCGCGTCCAGCTGCTGCGTGACCTGGGCCCGGCCCTCTCGCCGTTCAACGCCTTCCTGTTCCTGCAGGGGCTCGAGACGCTGCCGCTGCGGATCCGGCGCCACGCGGACAACGCGCTGGCCCTGGCCACCTGGCTGCAGAAGGATCCGCGGGTGGAGTGGGTGTCGTATCCGGGCCTGCCCTCGCATCCCGAGCACAGGAACGCCACGCGCTACCTCGAGGGGGGCTTCGGCGGGGTGCTGACCTTCGGGGTGAAGGGCGGACTCACCGCCGCGCGGGCGCTGATCGACCGGGTCAAGCTGTTCTCCCTGCTCGCCAACGTGGGCGACGCCAAGTCGCTGATCATCCACCCGGCCTCGACCACGCACGAGCAGCTCACCCCCGAGCAGCAGCGGGCCACCGGCGTGGTGCCCGAGCTGGTCCGCATCTCGGCCGGGCTCGAGGACGCCCGCGACCTGATCGCCGACCTGGACCAGGCGCTCGGCGGTGAGGCGGCCACGGCCTCAGGCGGCAAGGCCACGGCGGCCGGGGCGGCCGGGGCGGGCCGGTGA
- a CDS encoding GAF domain-containing protein, with protein MSFLLYHPPTWSPRMLAHTLQTEQVELREVETPGDARGEDRPTAYLLDMAARAHVTPQVLTALRDQGVAVLALGEAGEDDVPADLPAELLSGFLRAPVGPRQLLVALRSAFRVSASHRDHARARAESTARLNELSELANIGVLLTTEKDTNTLLDLILTQARRVSQSDAGSLYIVETDEHGTRRLRFKLSQNDSRPDIPFVEFTIPIDHASLAGYAATEGEPLAIEDVYMLPPDVEYSFNRSFDERYGYRTRSMLVIPMQNHHGDVIGVLQLLNRKRDFAARLTTPEEATRQLIAYSPHTVKIVKALAGQAAVSIENSQLYESIERLFEGFVKAAVLAIEQRDPTTSGHSERVATRTVALARAVDHLRDGPFSQVSFTREQLRELRYAGLLHDFGKVGVREQVLVKAKKLYDGELALIRQRHAFVRRSAEWTFEKERADYLARHGREGYDAFLAGLEARQREALATADRFLQVVLTSNEPTVLAEGDFAALGEFAAMAYVDIEGQPQPFLLATEQKHLSIRKGSLDERERLEIESHVSHTFDFLRKIPWTKALSRVPEIARGHHEKLDGTGYPRKVRGEAIPLQTRMMTIADIFDALTAQDRPYKRALPVTRALDILADEVTRGQLDAELFRIFVESKAWDETSEAGRRDSLAIPRP; from the coding sequence GTGAGCTTCCTGCTCTACCACCCGCCGACCTGGTCGCCCCGGATGCTGGCCCACACGCTGCAGACCGAGCAGGTGGAGCTGCGCGAGGTGGAGACGCCAGGCGACGCGCGGGGGGAGGACCGTCCCACCGCCTATCTGCTGGACATGGCCGCGCGGGCCCACGTGACGCCGCAGGTCCTGACCGCGCTCCGCGACCAGGGCGTGGCCGTCCTGGCGCTGGGAGAGGCAGGCGAGGACGATGTCCCGGCAGACCTCCCCGCGGAGCTGCTGAGCGGCTTCCTGCGGGCGCCGGTGGGCCCGCGCCAGCTGCTGGTGGCCCTGCGCAGCGCCTTCCGGGTGTCGGCCTCGCACCGCGACCACGCCCGGGCCCGGGCCGAGAGCACCGCCCGGCTCAACGAGCTGTCGGAGCTGGCCAACATCGGGGTGCTGCTCACCACCGAGAAGGACACCAACACCCTGCTCGACCTGATCCTGACCCAGGCGCGCCGGGTGAGCCAGTCGGACGCCGGCAGCCTGTACATCGTCGAGACGGACGAGCACGGGACCCGCCGCCTGCGCTTCAAGCTGAGCCAGAACGACAGCCGGCCGGACATCCCGTTCGTCGAGTTCACCATCCCGATCGACCACGCCTCGCTGGCCGGGTACGCCGCCACCGAGGGCGAGCCCCTGGCGATCGAGGACGTGTACATGCTGCCCCCGGACGTCGAGTACTCGTTCAACCGGTCGTTCGACGAGCGGTACGGGTACCGCACGCGGAGCATGCTGGTCATCCCGATGCAGAACCACCACGGCGACGTCATCGGGGTCCTGCAGCTGCTCAACCGCAAGCGCGACTTCGCCGCCCGGCTGACCACGCCGGAGGAGGCCACGCGCCAGCTGATCGCGTACAGCCCCCATACGGTGAAGATCGTCAAGGCGCTGGCCGGCCAGGCGGCGGTCTCGATCGAGAACAGCCAGCTGTACGAGTCGATCGAGCGGCTGTTCGAGGGATTCGTGAAGGCGGCGGTGCTGGCCATCGAGCAGCGCGACCCGACCACGTCGGGCCACTCCGAGCGGGTCGCCACCCGCACGGTGGCGCTGGCCCGCGCCGTGGACCACCTGCGCGACGGACCGTTCTCCCAGGTGAGCTTCACCCGGGAGCAGCTGCGCGAGCTGCGCTACGCGGGCCTGCTGCACGACTTCGGCAAGGTCGGCGTCCGGGAGCAGGTGCTGGTCAAGGCCAAGAAGCTCTACGACGGGGAGCTCGCCCTCATCCGGCAGCGGCACGCCTTCGTGCGGCGCAGTGCCGAGTGGACCTTCGAGAAGGAGCGGGCGGACTACCTGGCCCGTCACGGCCGGGAGGGGTACGACGCCTTCCTGGCCGGACTCGAGGCCCGGCAGCGGGAGGCGCTCGCCACCGCCGACCGGTTCCTGCAGGTGGTGCTCACCTCCAACGAGCCGACGGTGCTGGCGGAGGGGGATTTCGCGGCGCTGGGGGAGTTCGCGGCCATGGCGTACGTGGACATCGAGGGCCAGCCGCAGCCGTTCCTCCTGGCCACGGAGCAGAAGCACCTCTCCATCCGGAAGGGCAGCCTCGACGAGCGCGAGCGGCTCGAGATCGAGAGCCACGTGAGCCACACCTTCGACTTCCTGCGGAAGATCCCCTGGACCAAGGCGCTCTCGCGGGTGCCGGAGATCGCGCGCGGGCACCACGAGAAGCTCGACGGCACCGGCTACCCGCGGAAGGTGCGGGGCGAGGCCATCCCGCTGCAGACCCGGATGATGACCATCGCCGACATCTTCGACGCCCTGACCGCCCAGGACCGGCCCTACAAGCGCGCCCTGCCGGTGACCCGCGCGCTCGATATCCTGGCCGACGAGGTGACGCGCGGCCAGCTGGACGCCGAGCTGTTCCGGATCTTCGTGGAATCAAAGGCCTGGGACGAAACCAGCGAGGCGGGGCGAAGGGACAGCCTGGCCATCCCCCGCCCCTGA
- a CDS encoding YajQ family cyclic di-GMP-binding protein, with translation MASNPSFDVSTGADLQEVDNAINQAVKEVAQRYDFKGTHCTIEFDREKAEIRLHADDDFRMDQLLDIVQTKMVKRGVPVKNLKIGDPVAATGTSVRRVIGLTQGIETDVAKKITRAIKDHGFKKVQPAIQGEEIRVTAPSRDELQAVIAFLRTQDFGIELKFGNYRG, from the coding sequence ATGGCCAGCAACCCTTCGTTCGACGTCTCGACCGGTGCCGACCTCCAGGAGGTCGACAACGCGATCAACCAGGCGGTGAAGGAGGTCGCCCAGCGGTACGACTTCAAGGGCACCCACTGCACTATCGAGTTCGACCGGGAGAAGGCGGAGATCCGTCTGCATGCCGACGACGATTTCCGCATGGACCAGCTTCTCGACATCGTACAGACCAAGATGGTCAAGCGTGGGGTCCCGGTGAAAAATCTCAAGATCGGCGACCCGGTCGCCGCCACGGGGACGTCCGTTCGCCGGGTCATCGGCCTGACCCAAGGGATCGAGACCGACGTGGCCAAGAAGATCACCCGGGCCATCAAGGACCATGGGTTCAAGAAGGTCCAGCCCGCCATCCAGGGTGAGGAGATCCGGGTCACGGCCCCCTCCCGGGACGAGTTGCAGGCGGTGATCGCCTTCCTGCGGACCCAGGACTTCGGGATCGAGCTCAAGTTCGGGAACTACCGCGGTTGA